A genomic window from Flintibacter sp. KGMB00164 includes:
- a CDS encoding nucleoside-triphosphatase, producing the protein MRPILIIGARGAGKTTLIRRLLSDMSRPVRGFYTANLPTEPSGTHSTYLHPAWQPQEGRTYTPDNQVGRWNGQTMCPFPEVFDTLGVSCLANIPPQSLVVMDELGFLESQAPRFTQAVLDALSGPAQVLAAVKDRPDVPFLQAVLAHPQAQVFRLTPENRQELYGQIRALL; encoded by the coding sequence ATGCGTCCCATTTTGATCATCGGCGCCCGCGGTGCGGGCAAGACCACTCTCATCCGCCGCCTGCTCTCAGATATGTCCCGCCCGGTGCGGGGATTTTATACTGCCAACCTGCCAACCGAGCCGTCAGGCACGCACAGCACCTATCTGCACCCCGCCTGGCAGCCCCAGGAGGGGCGCACCTACACGCCGGACAATCAGGTAGGCCGCTGGAACGGACAGACCATGTGCCCCTTTCCTGAGGTATTTGACACCCTTGGGGTATCCTGTCTGGCCAATATACCTCCGCAGTCTTTGGTTGTCATGGACGAACTGGGCTTTCTGGAGTCCCAGGCTCCCCGGTTTACCCAGGCGGTGCTGGACGCTCTGAGCGGCCCCGCCCAGGTCCTTGCCGCGGTGAAAGACCGGCCCGATGTTCCCTTTCTCCAGGCTGTCCTGGCCCATCCCCAGGCACAGGTATTCCGTCTGACCCCGGAAAACCGCCAAGAGCTCTATGGACAGATCCGTGCACTGTTATAA
- a CDS encoding oligosaccharide flippase family protein, which produces MDVDQEYKSAARRSVVLLTVLGALSQLLGFGYRVALSRMVGAEVMGLYQLVMPAFSVLLSLTAMGLTAAVSNLTSQYLAWENSRGAAQIVSSCLRWLMLLILPVGAAVIVFSDPISVYLLGDARTQLGLMLLVPCAALTGVENIHKHFFYGAGLVGPPAVVELLEQLVRTAAVLGLLTLFLPQYPERVVGLIVTGMVICELFSSATLSALFHRRKRRQGLIGTGERAGIRRRRIATIALPVGCNALLGNVMGAINATLIPRKLVEGGMDRSAAMAEFGVVCGMTLPMLALPTVFLGAMNLVMVPRLSHCAALGHKEEIRENISQSMTTVSLLALPSMGLMAVVGSDLGGALFHQDGVGEFLVPLAAIMALSCYQAVLGAALNGVGRQGSVAWISILCDGVQLALTAWLVPEMGMEGFVVSTGVSTVLGLLLCAQRLIACTGLRLELFRWLTAPGLATLLMALTTNLLVRALKDWGTGALWANLAGAAFGVVLYLAALSAQGVKRQRL; this is translated from the coding sequence ATGGACGTGGATCAGGAATACAAAAGCGCCGCCCGGCGCAGCGTGGTGCTGCTGACTGTGCTGGGGGCGCTGTCCCAGCTGCTGGGTTTTGGGTACCGTGTGGCCCTGTCCCGCATGGTGGGCGCGGAGGTCATGGGCCTCTATCAGCTGGTGATGCCCGCCTTCTCGGTGCTGTTGTCCCTGACCGCAATGGGACTGACGGCGGCGGTATCCAATCTCACCTCCCAGTATCTGGCCTGGGAAAACAGCCGGGGTGCAGCACAGATCGTGAGCTCCTGTCTGCGGTGGCTCATGCTGCTGATCTTGCCGGTGGGAGCAGCGGTCATTGTGTTCAGCGATCCCATTTCCGTCTATCTCCTGGGTGATGCCCGCACCCAGCTGGGGCTGATGCTGCTGGTGCCCTGCGCCGCCCTCACCGGAGTGGAGAATATCCACAAGCACTTCTTTTACGGCGCGGGGCTGGTAGGGCCGCCGGCGGTGGTGGAGCTGCTGGAGCAGCTGGTACGCACGGCGGCGGTGCTGGGACTGCTGACCCTCTTTCTGCCCCAATATCCAGAGCGGGTGGTGGGGCTCATTGTCACTGGCATGGTGATCTGCGAATTGTTTTCGTCCGCCACCCTATCCGCTCTTTTCCACCGCCGAAAGCGCCGCCAGGGGCTGATTGGGACGGGGGAGCGGGCCGGAATCCGGCGGCGCAGAATTGCTACCATTGCCCTTCCGGTGGGCTGCAACGCTCTGCTGGGCAATGTGATGGGGGCTATCAATGCCACCCTGATCCCCCGCAAGCTGGTGGAGGGAGGGATGGACCGAAGTGCGGCCATGGCGGAGTTTGGCGTGGTGTGCGGCATGACGCTGCCCATGCTGGCCTTGCCTACGGTATTTCTGGGAGCCATGAATCTGGTCATGGTGCCCCGGTTGTCTCACTGTGCTGCATTGGGACATAAGGAGGAGATCCGGGAGAATATTTCTCAATCCATGACCACGGTGTCTCTGCTGGCGCTGCCCTCCATGGGGCTGATGGCGGTGGTGGGGAGTGATTTGGGTGGGGCTCTGTTCCACCAGGATGGAGTGGGGGAGTTCCTGGTCCCTCTGGCTGCCATCATGGCGCTGAGCTGCTATCAGGCGGTGCTGGGCGCTGCCTTGAACGGTGTGGGGCGGCAGGGGAGCGTAGCCTGGATCTCCATTTTGTGCGACGGGGTACAGCTGGCCCTGACCGCCTGGCTGGTGCCTGAAATGGGAATGGAAGGCTTTGTGGTCAGTACCGGGGTTTCCACCGTGTTGGGACTGCTGCTGTGTGCCCAGCGGCTGATTGCCTGCACCGGGCTGCGGCTGGAGCTGTTTCGCTGGCTCACTGCTCCGGGGTTGGCCACCCTGCTCATGGCGTTGACCACCAATCTGCTGGTGCGCGCCTTGAAGGACTGGGGGACGGGAGCGCTGTGGGCCAATCTGGCGGGAGCGGCCTTTGGGGTGGTGCTCTATCTGGCTGCCCTCAGCGCTCAGGGAGTGAAGCGGCAGAGGTTATAA
- a CDS encoding enoyl-CoA hydratase-related protein codes for MAFVDLEQRGSIGILTMNRPEALNALNDQVLRDLDAALDAVEANDEILVVILTGAGRSFVAGADIGQMKDFTSVQAKKFGAYGNSVFLKLENFPKPVIAAVNGFALGGGCELAMSCDIRLASEKAKFGQPEVGLGITPGFGGTQRLARIVGVSNAMELILTAKVIKAEEAKEMGLVSHVYPAEELMDKAMELAQAIAANAQVAVRQSKAAIRHGLQTDMYTGAAFEAEAFGLCFSTEDQKDAMTAFVNKDKVTSFKNR; via the coding sequence ATGGCATTTGTAGATCTGGAACAGCGCGGCTCCATCGGTATTCTTACTATGAACCGGCCGGAGGCCCTCAACGCTCTGAACGATCAGGTCCTGCGGGACCTGGACGCCGCCCTGGATGCGGTGGAGGCCAATGATGAGATTCTGGTGGTCATCCTCACCGGCGCGGGCCGCTCCTTTGTGGCCGGAGCCGACATCGGCCAGATGAAGGACTTTACTTCTGTCCAGGCCAAGAAGTTCGGCGCCTACGGCAACAGCGTCTTCCTGAAGCTGGAGAACTTCCCCAAGCCCGTCATCGCCGCGGTCAACGGCTTTGCTCTGGGCGGCGGCTGCGAGCTGGCCATGTCCTGCGACATCCGTCTGGCCAGTGAGAAGGCCAAGTTCGGCCAGCCCGAGGTGGGCCTGGGCATCACCCCCGGTTTCGGCGGCACTCAGCGTCTGGCCCGCATCGTGGGCGTGTCCAACGCCATGGAGCTCATCCTCACCGCCAAGGTCATCAAGGCTGAGGAGGCCAAGGAGATGGGCTTGGTCAGCCACGTATATCCTGCTGAGGAGCTGATGGACAAGGCCATGGAGCTGGCCCAGGCCATCGCTGCCAATGCCCAGGTGGCTGTGCGGCAGTCCAAGGCTGCCATCCGCCACGGTCTGCAGACCGATATGTACACCGGCGCCGCCTTTGAGGCCGAGGCCTTTGGCCTGTGCTTCTCCACCGAGGATCAGAAGGACGCCATGACCGCCTTTGTCAACAAGGACAAGGTTACCAGCTTTAAAAACCGCTGA
- a CDS encoding AEC family transporter, whose translation MLNIGDVFSNLVGLFLLIAVGYAAVKLQVLPVSSTKLLSNLLMQITLPATILVSLVRPYDAAFIRDGILIVILGAGLLLLYGLLALPACRLFHVSKGRRGVWIFSSMFSNNGFMGFPVALALFQEEGLALAVFLGIPFNLLAYTLGAKLMCMDHGAQDNSPPPSWRSILLTGVNFATVLGLALYVAQIPIPDVLSTPLTHLSNITTPLSMLVIGMNLTEGRVGDLLRDRDVFSVSFLRLVFFPVLTWAILRLLPISNPLVVGVTLIIMAMPSPAISAILAESYHSDKEFASRSVFLSSLLCLISIPLISLLL comes from the coding sequence ATGCTGAACATCGGAGACGTCTTCTCCAATCTGGTGGGCCTGTTTCTGCTCATCGCCGTGGGATACGCCGCGGTAAAACTTCAGGTCCTCCCCGTCTCCTCCACCAAGCTGCTGAGCAATCTGCTCATGCAGATTACCCTGCCCGCCACCATTCTGGTCTCCCTGGTGCGGCCCTATGACGCCGCCTTCATCCGGGACGGAATATTGATTGTAATCCTCGGAGCAGGTCTGCTGCTTCTTTATGGGTTGCTGGCCCTGCCGGCCTGCCGGCTTTTCCATGTCTCCAAGGGCCGCAGAGGGGTATGGATTTTCTCCAGCATGTTCAGCAACAACGGCTTTATGGGCTTTCCTGTGGCCCTGGCCCTCTTTCAGGAGGAGGGATTGGCTCTTGCCGTGTTTCTGGGCATCCCCTTCAATCTGCTGGCTTATACGCTAGGCGCAAAACTTATGTGCATGGACCATGGCGCACAGGATAACTCCCCGCCGCCCTCCTGGCGCTCCATCCTGCTAACCGGCGTAAACTTTGCCACTGTGCTGGGCCTGGCTTTATATGTGGCGCAAATTCCCATTCCCGACGTGCTGTCCACTCCCCTCACCCATCTCTCTAATATTACCACGCCCCTGTCCATGCTGGTTATCGGTATGAATCTGACCGAGGGACGGGTGGGAGATCTGCTGCGGGATCGGGATGTCTTTTCCGTCTCCTTTCTGCGCCTCGTCTTCTTCCCGGTCCTTACCTGGGCCATTTTGCGGCTGCTGCCCATCTCCAATCCTCTGGTAGTGGGGGTGACTCTGATCATTATGGCCATGCCTTCCCCGGCCATCAGCGCCATTCTGGCGGAGAGCTATCACTCGGACAAGGAGTTCGCCTCCCGGTCGGTATTTCTCTCCAGCCTGCTGTGTCTTATTTCTATCCCGCTGATCTCTCTGCTTTTGTAA
- a CDS encoding DUF2461 domain-containing protein — protein MFQGFSQQAVDFLWGIRFNNERSWFLEHKQEYLTYVAEPLRQLGEEVHQVMEEKSPELGLNLHVSRIYRDARRLHGRGPYKDHLWFTLRRPKERWVSLPAFYFEIAPEYYSFGMGCYDPTPVTMAKLRARIDRDPKPLEKLARKLEGSGFALEGEQYKRPKGDPGPLLYPWYNRKSISLTRDENCEGLLFQPELAQQVAQGFCFLKPYYEYLMDLAGDAPPERI, from the coding sequence ATGTTTCAAGGTTTTTCACAGCAAGCAGTGGATTTCCTGTGGGGGATCCGCTTCAATAACGAACGCAGTTGGTTTTTGGAGCACAAGCAGGAGTATCTGACCTACGTGGCTGAGCCTCTGCGCCAGCTGGGGGAGGAGGTCCACCAGGTCATGGAGGAGAAGTCCCCGGAGCTGGGACTCAACCTCCATGTCTCCCGGATCTACCGGGATGCCCGGCGGCTCCACGGCCGGGGACCTTATAAGGATCACCTGTGGTTTACCCTGCGCCGTCCCAAGGAGCGGTGGGTCAGTCTGCCGGCGTTCTATTTTGAGATCGCCCCGGAGTATTACAGCTTCGGCATGGGCTGCTACGACCCCACCCCTGTTACCATGGCCAAGCTCCGTGCCCGCATCGACCGGGACCCCAAGCCCCTGGAGAAGCTGGCCCGGAAGCTGGAGGGCTCCGGCTTTGCGCTGGAAGGGGAGCAGTACAAGCGGCCCAAGGGGGACCCGGGACCTCTGCTGTACCCCTGGTACAACCGCAAGAGTATCTCCCTGACCCGGGATGAAAATTGTGAGGGTCTGCTGTTCCAGCCTGAGCTGGCCCAGCAGGTGGCACAGGGCTTCTGTTTCCTGAAACCGTACTACGAATATCTGATGGATCTGGCGGGCGATGCGCCGCCGGAACGGATCTAA
- a CDS encoding VanW family protein, with amino-acid sequence MNPKKKKLLIGIGAAAVVVVGAYVGLCAWVGGSQTIMKGVHVGGVSVGGMTQEQAKSTLEQSMTQAKSVTLPVEYGTWSGSISGSALSLEADDCVRQAWEAGRSNFLLQGGAYLGSLMGMKQDVDLVLDWSESGKEELNALLDEADQLAGGGITEAAYVVEGDALKITKGVTGVAIDREQSEQQVKQALTDEISQQLRGEAVQAETVTLTAHEESPREPDFEAMYEELHTEPVDATVDPETYQATDHVVGVDFDVEQAKAAYQSAAEGETVSIPLTLTQPNETKESLQAKLFRDLLGSGTTNVSGSSNRKHNVKLSAQACNGVVLMPGEIFSYNNTTGSRTASKGYLSAPVYSGGASVDEVGGGICQTSSTIYYAVLHTTLEVVERKAHMYNTGYVDEGMDATVYYGLTDFRFKNNTNYPVKIVTRSYDQGGKRKLTVEIYGTNETGYYAVPKSTTYDRVSPTTQYKADESIPRGTTKVDSKQNPYTGISASTYRYIYDKNGNLVEKQQMTSSTYKMRPKTILYNPADGDPSTWVNGVPPQPQPEPQPEPEPQPEPEQPIDSGSQGTDSGASSSSSTSDQSAGGASSQAS; translated from the coding sequence ATGAACCCAAAGAAAAAGAAATTGCTCATCGGAATCGGAGCGGCAGCGGTCGTGGTGGTCGGCGCCTATGTGGGCCTGTGTGCCTGGGTGGGCGGCTCCCAGACTATCATGAAGGGCGTCCATGTGGGCGGCGTGTCCGTGGGCGGCATGACCCAGGAGCAGGCAAAGTCCACCCTGGAGCAGAGCATGACCCAGGCCAAGAGCGTCACCCTGCCGGTGGAGTACGGCACCTGGAGCGGCAGCATCAGCGGCAGTGCCCTCAGTCTGGAGGCGGATGACTGCGTCCGGCAGGCGTGGGAAGCCGGCCGGAGCAACTTCCTGCTTCAGGGCGGCGCCTATCTGGGCAGCCTGATGGGAATGAAGCAGGACGTGGATCTGGTGCTGGACTGGAGCGAGAGCGGAAAAGAAGAGCTGAATGCGCTGCTGGACGAGGCCGATCAGCTGGCCGGCGGCGGTATCACCGAGGCCGCCTATGTGGTGGAGGGCGATGCCCTGAAGATCACCAAGGGTGTTACCGGTGTGGCCATTGACCGGGAGCAGTCGGAGCAGCAGGTCAAACAGGCTCTGACCGACGAGATCAGCCAGCAGCTGCGGGGCGAAGCGGTACAGGCGGAGACGGTGACCCTCACCGCCCACGAAGAGAGCCCCCGGGAGCCTGATTTTGAGGCCATGTATGAAGAACTGCACACCGAGCCTGTGGATGCCACCGTGGACCCCGAGACCTATCAGGCCACGGACCATGTGGTAGGCGTAGACTTTGACGTGGAACAGGCCAAGGCGGCCTATCAGTCGGCGGCCGAGGGCGAGACCGTCTCCATCCCTCTCACCCTGACCCAGCCCAATGAGACCAAGGAGAGCCTGCAGGCCAAGCTGTTCCGGGATCTGCTGGGCAGCGGTACCACCAACGTCAGCGGCTCTTCCAACCGCAAGCACAACGTAAAGCTCTCCGCCCAGGCCTGCAACGGCGTGGTGCTTATGCCCGGAGAGATCTTCTCCTACAACAACACCACCGGCAGCCGCACTGCCTCCAAGGGCTATCTGTCCGCGCCGGTGTACTCCGGCGGCGCCTCGGTGGACGAGGTGGGCGGCGGTATCTGCCAGACCTCCTCTACCATCTACTACGCCGTCCTGCACACCACGCTGGAGGTGGTGGAGCGCAAGGCCCACATGTATAACACCGGTTATGTGGATGAGGGCATGGACGCCACGGTATACTATGGTCTGACGGATTTCCGCTTTAAAAACAACACCAACTATCCCGTGAAGATCGTCACCCGCAGCTACGACCAGGGAGGCAAGCGCAAGCTCACCGTGGAGATCTACGGCACCAACGAGACCGGTTATTATGCCGTGCCCAAGAGCACCACCTATGACAGGGTCTCTCCCACCACCCAGTATAAGGCGGATGAGTCTATCCCCCGCGGAACCACCAAGGTGGACAGCAAGCAGAATCCTTATACCGGTATCAGTGCCAGTACCTACCGCTATATCTACGACAAAAACGGCAATCTGGTGGAGAAGCAGCAGATGACCTCCAGCACCTACAAGATGCGTCCCAAGACCATTTTGTATAACCCCGCCGACGGCGATCCCTCTACCTGGGTCAACGGCGTGCCGCCGCAGCCCCAGCCCGAACCTCAGCCTGAACCGGAGCCTCAGCCCGAACCGGAACAGCCCATCGATTCCGGCAGCCAGGGCACGGATTCCGGGGCTTCCTCGTCCAGCAGTACGTCGGATCAGTCGGCAGGAGGGGCCAGCAGCCAGGCATCCTGA
- a CDS encoding 5-bromo-4-chloroindolyl phosphate hydrolysis family protein, which yields MSNYQYQRGNRNNGDLTYWILAVVFLVCMPPIGFFMIVLKLLGGKKRTGRSATTYARRPDAAPVGARTTSPQPAAELTAEGRNAQLAALERKGRTMTIVGAVLTAVFLFVSLSSVSNAFYWLLHGDVVWFLEDMMNLLPIFCFLGGGAGCLFVGLRRQKKVRRFRQYLAMIGRRTSISLASLASATGTSPAKVKDDLEDMLEENLFPNGYLDLGSGMLVISGDGLSDPPKEEAKQPEQPKEERPQDAVLDEIRAVNDAIDNPRLSQQIDRIGVITAKILDYQRQHPEKSPQLHSFLSYYLPTTLKILRAYAQLEDQEVAGENITAAMERIEGMMDKVVEGFEKQLDQLFQGDALDITSDVEVLERMLSKDGLSSKDSIRLEL from the coding sequence ATGTCAAACTATCAATATCAGAGGGGAAACCGAAACAACGGCGATCTGACCTATTGGATCCTCGCCGTGGTATTTCTGGTCTGTATGCCGCCCATCGGCTTTTTTATGATCGTTCTGAAACTGCTGGGCGGAAAAAAGCGCACGGGGCGCAGCGCCACCACCTATGCCCGCCGTCCCGATGCCGCGCCGGTGGGAGCCAGAACCACCTCCCCCCAGCCCGCTGCTGAGCTCACCGCCGAAGGCCGCAACGCCCAGCTGGCCGCGCTGGAGCGCAAGGGCCGCACGATGACCATTGTGGGCGCTGTACTTACCGCGGTTTTCCTCTTTGTCTCCCTCTCCAGTGTCAGCAACGCCTTTTATTGGCTGCTCCACGGAGATGTCGTGTGGTTTTTGGAAGACATGATGAACCTGCTGCCCATCTTCTGCTTCCTGGGCGGCGGCGCCGGATGCCTGTTTGTGGGGCTTCGCCGGCAGAAGAAGGTACGCCGCTTCCGCCAGTATCTGGCCATGATCGGTCGGCGCACCAGCATCTCTCTGGCCTCCCTGGCCTCCGCCACCGGCACCTCCCCCGCCAAAGTGAAGGATGACCTGGAGGACATGCTGGAGGAGAACCTGTTCCCCAACGGCTACCTGGATCTGGGCAGCGGCATGCTGGTGATCTCGGGCGACGGCCTGTCCGATCCTCCCAAGGAGGAAGCCAAGCAGCCGGAACAGCCCAAAGAGGAGCGTCCCCAGGACGCGGTACTGGATGAGATTCGCGCTGTCAACGACGCCATCGATAACCCCCGGCTCAGCCAGCAGATTGACCGCATCGGCGTCATCACCGCCAAAATTCTGGACTACCAGCGGCAGCACCCGGAGAAATCTCCCCAGCTGCACAGCTTTTTGAGCTACTATCTCCCCACCACGCTGAAGATCCTCCGGGCCTATGCCCAGTTGGAGGACCAGGAGGTGGCGGGCGAAAACATCACCGCCGCTATGGAACGCATTGAAGGCATGATGGATAAGGTCGTGGAGGGCTTTGAAAAACAGCTGGACCAGCTGTTCCAGGGAGACGCCCTGGACATCACCTCCGACGTGGAGGTCCTGGAGCGGATGCTCTCCAAAGACGGCCTGTCCTCCAAGGACAGTATCCGCCTGGAGCTTTAA
- a CDS encoding alkaline phosphatase family protein, protein MELADQKKKRRLLHLSKTGRRRLLVPTAFFLAVIYYEELFMKLFCFHSLSPAGAFFTLLFSIPVAVLLGLLCGGVQERRGRWLVVICTALLSLWMGSQIVYYHLFKTFLTIFSITKMAMVAGAFGDMAVGQILMNWFPILMMVVPVVLSLVFRDRIVSGEPLARGDRLRWFGVGALVQVAGILLVLLCGGGNLSLRYIYFQAAAPELEVQNFGMITQTQLEIRRVLFGIDPDDQILPKLAVRTSAPYQLEEKKEPGLHVMEIDFDALLERDQDDPVLTDMHQYFSKVEPTAENEWTGRFAGKNLVWVVAEGFSTLAMDPQRTPTLWKLSHEGIICDHFYTPLWGVSTSDGEYVTTTGLIPKSGVWSYSESSDNYMPFGFGTLFKNLGYRTLAYHDYLYDYYDRNLSHPNMGYEYYGIGNGLDMEIDEENFPPSDQEMMEKIVPQFVNEDQFMVYCLTVSGHLKYNYESNSMARRHWSQVSDLGYSEAVTAYLACQMELELAMESLVNQLEEAGKLDDTVIVLSADHYPYGLTDEEYSELLGHEVDPVFEIYKNTLILWSADIKEPVHVDKFCSSLDVMPTLANLFGLEYDSRLIMGRDILSDEPGLVIFSNYSFITDKGRYDSTTDTFQMWDGSEPDPEYVAERLSEVQNRVAYSASILDNDYYRVVFGAS, encoded by the coding sequence ATGGAGTTGGCGGATCAGAAGAAAAAAAGAAGGCTTCTCCACCTGTCCAAGACAGGCAGGCGGCGGCTTCTTGTGCCTACGGCCTTTTTCCTGGCCGTTATTTATTATGAAGAGCTGTTTATGAAGCTCTTCTGCTTTCATAGCCTGTCCCCGGCCGGGGCATTTTTTACCCTGCTGTTTTCCATTCCGGTGGCGGTGCTGCTGGGACTGCTGTGCGGCGGCGTGCAGGAGCGGCGGGGACGGTGGCTGGTAGTGATATGTACCGCCCTGCTCTCCCTGTGGATGGGCTCTCAGATCGTCTACTACCATCTGTTCAAAACCTTTTTGACCATCTTTTCCATCACCAAAATGGCCATGGTGGCCGGAGCCTTCGGCGATATGGCGGTGGGCCAGATCCTGATGAACTGGTTTCCAATTTTGATGATGGTGGTGCCTGTGGTGCTGTCCCTGGTGTTCCGGGACCGGATCGTGAGCGGTGAGCCTCTGGCCCGGGGCGACCGGCTGCGCTGGTTTGGCGTGGGTGCGCTGGTACAGGTGGCGGGGATCCTCTTGGTGCTGCTGTGCGGCGGGGGGAACCTGTCGCTGCGGTATATCTACTTCCAGGCGGCCGCGCCGGAGCTGGAGGTACAGAACTTCGGTATGATCACCCAGACCCAGCTGGAGATCCGGCGGGTACTCTTCGGCATCGATCCGGATGACCAGATCCTGCCCAAGCTGGCGGTGCGCACCTCCGCACCCTACCAGCTGGAGGAGAAGAAGGAGCCCGGACTGCATGTGATGGAGATCGACTTTGACGCTCTGCTGGAGCGGGACCAGGACGATCCGGTGCTTACCGACATGCACCAGTACTTCTCCAAAGTGGAACCTACGGCGGAAAATGAATGGACGGGCCGCTTTGCAGGGAAAAATCTGGTCTGGGTGGTGGCCGAGGGATTTTCCACCCTGGCTATGGATCCCCAGCGTACTCCCACCTTGTGGAAGCTGTCCCACGAGGGAATTATCTGCGATCACTTCTATACGCCCTTGTGGGGTGTGTCCACCTCGGACGGAGAGTATGTGACAACCACGGGTCTCATCCCCAAGTCGGGGGTGTGGAGTTACTCGGAGTCGTCGGACAACTACATGCCCTTCGGCTTTGGCACCCTGTTCAAAAATCTGGGGTACCGCACCCTGGCCTATCACGACTATCTCTACGATTACTACGACCGCAACCTCTCTCACCCCAATATGGGCTACGAATATTACGGCATCGGCAACGGACTGGATATGGAGATCGACGAGGAGAATTTCCCGCCCTCTGACCAGGAGATGATGGAAAAGATCGTGCCCCAATTTGTGAATGAGGATCAGTTCATGGTCTACTGCCTGACGGTGAGCGGTCATTTGAAGTACAACTATGAGAGCAACTCCATGGCCCGCCGCCACTGGAGCCAGGTGTCGGACCTGGGCTACTCCGAGGCGGTGACCGCCTATCTGGCCTGCCAGATGGAGCTGGAGCTGGCCATGGAGAGCCTGGTCAATCAGCTGGAGGAGGCAGGCAAGCTGGATGACACCGTTATCGTCCTCTCTGCCGACCACTACCCCTATGGCCTTACCGATGAGGAGTACAGCGAACTGCTGGGCCACGAGGTGGACCCCGTCTTTGAAATCTACAAAAACACCTTGATTTTGTGGAGTGCAGATATCAAAGAACCTGTCCATGTGGATAAATTCTGTTCCAGCCTGGATGTGATGCCCACCCTGGCCAATCTCTTTGGCCTGGAATACGACTCCCGGCTCATTATGGGGCGGGACATTCTCTCGGATGAGCCCGGGCTGGTCATCTTCTCCAATTACAGCTTTATCACCGACAAGGGACGCTATGACTCCACCACCGACACCTTCCAAATGTGGGACGGCAGCGAGCCTGACCCGGAGTATGTGGCGGAGCGCCTCTCCGAGGTGCAAAACCGGGTGGCCTACTCGGCGTCTATTTTGGATAACGACTATTACCGGGTGGTATTTGGAGCTTCCTGA